A stretch of the Sorangium aterium genome encodes the following:
- a CDS encoding thrombospondin type 3 repeat-containing protein, whose product MAPAATSDFIVRFPAGAVIQPGETQYVAIAGGECFRTSCGVTSPFTGYGIYPTYEIATGAATTTSPAVPDMLVPVTNGVGTAWGFTNGGEPVILFYWDGMTNLVTDVDYVFYGTAGPQAPVSKTGVTVNGWTYLPDTADNAALHAPLSTNTTTVNTCRVDLSETGQVTMGSNGVSGRDEASEPWSTTWTACAVPSAADIDLDTVLNSMDNCLTVSNTAQLDTDADGVGDACDNCPTVVNVVQSDADADGVGDACDNCPTEPNPDQADSNSNAIGDACDASGAGGEGGMGGGGGMGAGGTGGNGTGGSGGNGTGGMGTGGTGGMGTGGTGGMGTGGGGGNGSGGMGTGGDTTSATTAATTGTGSAGGSEDDGGCGCRVTGDESPRSASYASLFTIAAAALGVRRRRSRSR is encoded by the coding sequence ATGGCGCCCGCCGCCACCAGCGACTTCATCGTGCGATTCCCCGCCGGCGCTGTCATCCAGCCGGGCGAGACCCAGTACGTGGCGATCGCCGGCGGCGAGTGCTTCAGGACCTCCTGCGGCGTGACGAGCCCGTTCACCGGATACGGGATCTATCCCACGTACGAGATCGCAACGGGCGCCGCGACCACGACGAGCCCCGCTGTCCCTGACATGCTCGTACCGGTCACGAACGGGGTCGGCACCGCGTGGGGATTCACCAATGGGGGCGAGCCGGTCATTCTGTTTTACTGGGATGGCATGACGAACCTCGTGACCGACGTCGATTACGTGTTCTATGGAACGGCGGGGCCCCAGGCCCCGGTGAGCAAGACGGGCGTCACGGTCAACGGCTGGACGTATCTGCCGGACACGGCGGACAATGCCGCGCTGCACGCGCCCCTATCGACGAATACGACAACGGTCAACACGTGTCGCGTGGACCTCTCGGAGACCGGCCAGGTCACGATGGGCAGCAATGGCGTCAGCGGCCGCGACGAGGCCAGCGAGCCCTGGTCGACGACCTGGACCGCGTGCGCCGTGCCGAGCGCCGCCGATATCGACCTCGACACGGTCCTCAACAGCATGGATAACTGCCTCACGGTGTCCAACACCGCGCAGCTCGACACCGACGCCGACGGCGTCGGCGACGCCTGCGACAACTGCCCGACCGTGGTCAACGTTGTGCAGTCGGATGCGGATGCCGACGGCGTCGGGGACGCCTGCGACAACTGCCCGACGGAGCCGAACCCCGACCAGGCGGACTCCAATAGCAATGCCATCGGCGACGCCTGCGACGCGTCGGGCGCGGGCGGCGAGGGTGGTATGGGTGGCGGCGGCGGCATGGGCGCCGGCGGCACCGGCGGCAATGGCACCGGCGGCTCCGGCGGCAATGGCACCGGCGGTATGGGCACCGGCGGCACCGGCGGTATGGGCACCGGCGGCACCGGCGGTATGGGCACCGGCGGCGGCGGAGGCAATGGCAGCGGCGGTATGGGCACTGGCGGTGACACGACATCCGCGACCACGGCCGCCACGACCGGTACCGGCAGCGCGGGCGGCAGCGAGGATGACGGCGGTTGCGGCTGCCGCGTGACCGGCGACGAGTCGCCGCGGAGCGCGTCCTACGCTTCGCTCTTCACGATCGCGGCGGCCGCGCTCGGGGTGCGGCGCCGGCGCTCGCGATCCCGCTAG
- a CDS encoding glutathione S-transferase family protein, giving the protein MDKITVTGLPWAPPFAQGLVRDLRVRWALEEAGLPYEVRLIDGGERSSHEYRQKHPFGMVPAFEADGRWLFESGAIVHHIAADSEALMPPDRHDRANTVAWMFAALNTVDPPIQNLFAMDLQHGEEQWAKLRRPAAVDAVKVRLGALSAWLDGRDYLVDRFTAADVLMTTVLKFLRHTALVTEFPVLDAYVKRCEARPAFQKALRDQMADYARGAPVAA; this is encoded by the coding sequence ATGGATAAGATCACCGTTACGGGATTGCCCTGGGCCCCGCCGTTCGCGCAGGGGCTTGTTCGCGACTTGCGCGTGCGCTGGGCGCTGGAGGAGGCCGGGCTTCCTTATGAGGTCAGACTGATCGATGGCGGCGAGCGGAGCTCGCACGAATACCGTCAGAAGCACCCCTTCGGGATGGTGCCGGCTTTCGAGGCGGATGGTCGGTGGCTGTTTGAATCGGGCGCCATCGTGCATCACATCGCTGCCGACTCCGAGGCTCTGATGCCCCCCGATCGGCACGACCGCGCCAACACGGTCGCCTGGATGTTCGCCGCGCTCAACACGGTCGATCCGCCGATCCAGAACCTCTTCGCGATGGACCTGCAGCACGGCGAAGAGCAGTGGGCGAAGCTGCGGCGTCCCGCGGCCGTGGATGCGGTGAAAGTTCGGCTGGGCGCGCTCTCCGCTTGGCTCGACGGGCGCGACTATCTGGTCGATCGCTTCACCGCGGCGGACGTCCTGATGACGACCGTGCTGAAGTTCCTTCGGCACACAGCCCTGGTGACCGAATTTCCCGTCCTCGACGCCTACGTCAAGCGCTGTGAGGCACGGCCGGCCTTCCAAAAGGCCTTGCGCGACCAAATGGCGGACTACGCTCGAGGCGCTCCAGTCGCAGCCTGA
- a CDS encoding FG-GAP repeat domain-containing protein, with protein MTCTASDQCHVAGTCDPQTGLCSNPVAPDGAGCDDGDACTPTDTCQAGTCTSGNPVTCTASDECHVAGTCDSSSGVCSNPNAPDGIYCSTGICETGACYVPTLSFQASQSYAAGNRPAGVATGDVNGDGNRDLVVINVVGADASVLLGNGDGTLTAAAPVGGIGTNPGGVALADLDGDGKLDLLVGGFNVPGIGGLRVLLGNGDGTFQAPVLYAVGNQPTSVQVADFNGDGKLDVVTSNFVGSSLSVLLGNGDGTLQSATNYSAPGANTPNDVAVADVNGDGKLDLISANANGQTLSVWLGNGDGTFQPAIVFPSGGSFPDAVAVGDLNGDGKLDLATTNYFANTVSVLINQSF; from the coding sequence GTGACCTGCACGGCGTCCGACCAGTGCCACGTGGCCGGCACCTGCGACCCCCAGACGGGGCTCTGCTCGAACCCCGTCGCCCCTGACGGCGCCGGCTGCGACGACGGCGACGCCTGCACGCCGACCGACACGTGCCAGGCCGGCACCTGCACCAGCGGCAACCCCGTCACCTGCACCGCGAGCGACGAGTGTCACGTGGCCGGCACCTGCGACTCCTCCAGCGGCGTCTGCTCCAACCCCAACGCCCCGGATGGGATCTACTGCAGCACGGGCATCTGCGAGACCGGGGCATGTTACGTGCCCACCCTGAGCTTCCAGGCGAGCCAGAGCTACGCCGCCGGCAACCGCCCCGCGGGCGTGGCGACGGGCGACGTCAATGGCGACGGCAACCGCGACCTCGTCGTGATCAACGTCGTCGGTGCCGACGCGAGCGTGCTGCTGGGCAACGGCGACGGCACCCTCACGGCCGCCGCCCCCGTCGGCGGCATCGGCACGAACCCCGGCGGCGTGGCGCTGGCGGACCTCGACGGCGACGGCAAGCTCGATCTCCTCGTCGGGGGCTTCAACGTCCCCGGCATCGGCGGCCTCCGCGTGCTGCTGGGCAACGGCGACGGCACCTTCCAGGCCCCCGTCCTCTATGCCGTGGGCAATCAACCGACCAGCGTGCAGGTGGCGGACTTCAACGGCGACGGCAAGCTCGACGTCGTCACGTCCAACTTCGTCGGCAGCAGCCTGAGCGTGCTACTGGGCAACGGCGACGGCACCCTCCAGTCCGCCACCAACTACTCCGCCCCCGGCGCCAACACCCCCAACGACGTGGCGGTGGCGGACGTCAACGGTGACGGCAAGCTCGATCTCATCTCGGCCAACGCCAACGGCCAGACCCTGAGCGTGTGGCTCGGCAACGGCGACGGCACCTTCCAGCCCGCCATCGTCTTCCCCTCCGGCGGCAGCTTCCCCGATGCCGTGGCGGTGGGGGACCTCAACGGCGACGGCAAGCTCGACCTCGCCACGACCAACTACTTCGCGAACACCGTGAGCGTGCTGATCAACCAATCGTTCTAG
- a CDS encoding calcium-binding EGF-like domain-containing protein produces the protein MTRETPLIRMSLFTLLGAKSVTMLSGCTSTPAEDDHLGSAEQALTASECNYFAVNGKVQTCVDGVNSYTCQCPAGYSETNCETQATACPCSSLPEWQAALATSPLPAGSCSASSWPGPCGSVANVEPGSSLAYLNAGDGSAAWTLYSGSPSGGSSSFCGTYDILTNTYCSFYGYGHLEISLPVIPAENSACQAEILSWAQQKGATCH, from the coding sequence ATGACGCGCGAGACACCGCTCATCCGCATGTCCCTCTTCACGCTCCTGGGCGCGAAGTCCGTCACAATGCTCAGCGGGTGCACCTCCACGCCGGCAGAGGACGACCACCTCGGGAGCGCGGAGCAGGCGCTCACCGCCTCCGAGTGCAACTACTTCGCGGTGAACGGCAAGGTCCAGACCTGTGTGGACGGCGTGAACAGCTATACTTGTCAGTGCCCGGCTGGCTACAGCGAGACCAACTGCGAGACGCAGGCAACGGCCTGCCCGTGCTCGAGCCTGCCCGAGTGGCAGGCGGCGCTGGCCACCTCGCCTCTGCCTGCCGGTTCGTGCAGCGCCAGTTCTTGGCCGGGCCCCTGTGGTAGCGTCGCCAACGTCGAGCCGGGGTCGAGCTTGGCCTACCTGAACGCCGGGGACGGGTCGGCGGCCTGGACACTCTACAGTGGGTCTCCTAGCGGCGGCAGCTCCTCCTTCTGCGGCACCTACGACATTCTGACCAACACCTACTGCTCCTTTTACGGTTACGGGCATCTTGAAATATCCCTCCCGGTGATCCCGGCGGAGAACTCGGCCTGCCAGGCGGAGATCCTGAGCTGGGCACAGCAGAAGGGCGCGACCTGCCACTGA
- a CDS encoding VF530 family protein — MILEHLVAQHGWEQLGRMINIRCFKYDPSIKSSLQFLRRTPWARQQVEALYLRDKAKPSP; from the coding sequence ATGATCCTCGAGCACCTGGTCGCGCAGCATGGCTGGGAGCAGCTCGGACGCATGATCAACATTCGCTGCTTCAAGTACGATCCCAGCATCAAATCGAGCCTGCAATTCCTGCGACGGACCCCGTGGGCCCGGCAGCAGGTGGAGGCTCTCTACCTGCGGGACAAAGCCAAGCCCAGCCCGTGA
- a CDS encoding calcium-binding protein, with the protein MAEVVDGTDEARDEVKEEETACWADFGPEAPGECTIGEERECPDKDPHSGSGFCREKCVNIDGKAVWGLRTTWRECPFVESAWHIGTSPECTCFTPLVLSFDNRPVEFTAEAGAAFDLTGTGVCHASDWPTSATPWLALDRDGDGVIQDGGELFGSATRLGSGGFAKNGFEALRELDADNNGVFDKQDPAFARVVVWSDNNLDRTSEPREITPLEALGVTSIDLRDFREWRCDARGNCEGERSAFAFTDAAGMARRGTVIDVYMSRR; encoded by the coding sequence ATGGCCGAGGTCGTGGACGGCACCGATGAAGCACGGGATGAAGTGAAAGAGGAGGAGACCGCCTGCTGGGCTGACTTCGGCCCCGAGGCGCCCGGCGAATGCACCATCGGCGAGGAGCGGGAATGCCCTGACAAAGATCCCCATTCGGGGAGCGGGTTTTGCCGTGAAAAGTGCGTGAACATCGACGGCAAAGCCGTCTGGGGGCTCAGGACCACCTGGCGCGAGTGCCCCTTCGTTGAATCGGCGTGGCACATCGGAACATCGCCCGAATGTACCTGTTTCACGCCTCTCGTGCTCTCCTTCGACAATCGCCCGGTGGAGTTCACCGCCGAGGCGGGCGCCGCCTTCGATCTGACCGGCACCGGCGTGTGCCACGCGAGCGATTGGCCCACCTCGGCGACGCCCTGGCTCGCGCTCGATCGCGACGGCGACGGCGTCATCCAGGATGGAGGCGAGCTGTTCGGCTCGGCCACGCGGCTGGGGAGCGGGGGATTCGCGAAGAACGGCTTCGAAGCGCTGCGGGAGCTCGACGCGGACAACAACGGCGTCTTCGACAAGCAGGATCCGGCGTTCGCCAGGGTGGTCGTCTGGTCGGATAACAACCTCGACAGGACGAGCGAACCGAGAGAGATCACGCCCCTCGAGGCGCTCGGCGTGACGTCGATCGATCTCCGCGACTTCCGCGAGTGGCGCTGCGACGCGCGCGGCAATTGCGAGGGCGAGCGGAGCGCGTTTGCCTTCACGGACGCCGCTGGCATGGCGCGCCGGGGGACGGTGATCGACGTGTACATGTCTCGTCGATGA
- a CDS encoding STAS domain-containing protein, whose protein sequence is MQLAQRLAGLEMSAVPVWVLDVDRSRVCWVNEAGLEMWRAQDRDELFARDFSTVPAPVRTRIQALAAQVRERRVVRESWTFYPRGMPVTVTLHSSSVELDDGRFAILSQALPPDGAPEPELLRGIEALRHTSVMIAFVDPTGDLLMQNPAALRAFGRTRTWSAWLSEPGEADAMLRAALDGDIVTREMLVRTVDGERLHAIEGRAVRDPVAGAMGVLLHHTDETARIGAERSAEERGRLLEELNATLALVEQQRGEILALSAPILDVGERALALPIIGALNRERSAEIAARLLPAIAGSGVDRVILDMTGAAALDEAGARHLIEMVGAIRLLGASAMITGIQPALARTLVASGFDGTGITIVGSIAQGLSRSRKR, encoded by the coding sequence ATGCAGCTTGCGCAGCGCCTGGCCGGGCTTGAGATGTCGGCCGTCCCCGTGTGGGTCCTCGACGTGGACCGCTCTCGGGTCTGCTGGGTGAACGAGGCCGGCCTGGAGATGTGGCGGGCGCAGGATCGCGACGAGCTGTTCGCGCGCGATTTCTCGACGGTGCCTGCGCCGGTCCGGACGCGCATCCAGGCCCTCGCCGCGCAGGTACGCGAGCGCCGCGTCGTGCGCGAGAGCTGGACCTTCTACCCGCGCGGGATGCCCGTGACGGTGACGCTCCACTCCTCGAGCGTCGAGCTCGACGATGGGCGATTCGCGATCTTGAGCCAGGCGCTTCCCCCGGATGGAGCCCCTGAGCCGGAGCTCCTCCGAGGCATCGAGGCGCTGCGCCACACCTCCGTGATGATCGCGTTCGTCGACCCGACCGGAGACCTCCTCATGCAGAACCCGGCGGCGCTGCGGGCGTTCGGCCGCACGAGGACGTGGAGCGCCTGGCTGAGCGAGCCGGGCGAGGCGGACGCGATGCTCAGGGCGGCGCTGGACGGCGACATCGTGACGCGAGAGATGCTCGTCCGCACGGTGGATGGAGAGCGCCTGCACGCGATCGAGGGGCGAGCGGTGCGTGATCCCGTGGCGGGCGCCATGGGGGTTCTGCTCCACCACACCGACGAAACGGCGCGGATAGGCGCGGAGCGCTCCGCCGAGGAGCGCGGCCGCCTTCTGGAGGAGCTGAACGCGACGCTTGCGCTCGTCGAGCAGCAGCGCGGTGAGATCCTCGCCCTCTCCGCGCCCATCCTGGACGTGGGCGAGCGCGCGCTGGCGCTGCCGATCATCGGTGCGCTGAACCGAGAGCGGAGCGCGGAGATCGCGGCGCGGCTCCTGCCTGCGATCGCCGGCTCCGGGGTCGACCGGGTGATCCTCGATATGACCGGCGCCGCGGCGCTCGACGAGGCCGGCGCCAGGCACCTGATCGAGATGGTAGGAGCCATCCGGCTGCTCGGCGCGTCCGCCATGATCACGGGTATCCAGCCCGCGCTGGCCCGCACCCTGGTGGCATCGGGCTTTGACGGGACCGGCATCACCATCGTCGGCTCCATCGCCCAGGGCCTCTCGCGCTCCAGGAAGCGCTGA
- a CDS encoding macro domain-containing protein, producing MPTIFTKGDLLNTPDLHAYAHGVSCVGKMDTGISVAFKKRWPGLLPAFEQRNAERKLQLGEAFVWSEGGDTVYTLAIQENATKRPSLAALERSLVAMVTHAAEAGIARIGVPRVGAGKTGLEWLRVKSILVKVANDKPVTLVVYEQFVRAPGA from the coding sequence GTGCCGACGATCTTCACCAAGGGCGATCTCCTCAACACCCCGGATCTCCACGCGTACGCGCACGGCGTGAGCTGCGTGGGCAAGATGGACACGGGGATCTCCGTGGCCTTCAAGAAGCGCTGGCCGGGCCTTCTCCCGGCGTTCGAGCAGCGGAACGCCGAGCGGAAGCTCCAGCTCGGGGAGGCCTTCGTCTGGAGCGAGGGCGGCGACACCGTGTACACCCTCGCGATCCAGGAGAACGCGACGAAGAGGCCCTCGCTCGCCGCGCTCGAGCGCTCGCTCGTCGCGATGGTGACGCACGCCGCCGAGGCGGGGATCGCGCGGATCGGCGTACCGCGCGTGGGCGCCGGCAAGACCGGCCTCGAGTGGCTGCGCGTCAAGAGCATCCTCGTGAAGGTCGCCAACGACAAGCCGGTCACGCTCGTGGTCTACGAGCAGTTCGTGCGCGCCCCGGGCGCCTGA
- a CDS encoding arylsulfatase → MPLDRDLLKREILPIPDRPYVGPVMYNAQDPASHFPPIEPIRPPSKAPNVLLILLDDVGFGAAEPFGGVIHTPTAKRLAEGGLRFTRFHTTALCSPTRAALMTGRNPHSVGMGCITELYTDAPGYTSMIPNTAASIAKILRYNGYSTAHFGKCHEVPVWETGPSGPFDHWPTYMGFEKFYGFVAGETNQFYPTLYDGTTYIETPHDGDYHLTTDLTNQTIKWIEQQKAMAPDKPFFIYFAPGATHAPHQIPDDWLDKYKDNENFAKGWDELRETICKKQKSLGVIPEDAEAAVNEDVPKWDDEMFDGMRDSLRREMELYASFLQQTDEEVGRVIKTLEDLHLMENTLIIYILGDNGASAEGTFMGTFNEMIGFNNIQKSLDEQKTIIKDNIDKFGTKEAYNHYAIGWAQAMCTPYKWTKQVASFFGGTRNGMIVHWPGHIDRGDRGLRHQFTYVIDVLPTILEAAGLPEPMSVDGVLQMPIEGTSFLRTFKEQNAPEFRTTQYFEMFGNRGIYHNGWTAVTLHSRPWDLESNPDYEKDTWELYYTYPWGEKSPHKVDWTQANNLAQREPERLAQLKNLFEITAARYNVFPLNDEKTERLEQSSPPVGTKQRYVDGSFVSDPCVINNFNRSFMITAKIEGPHGEAPNGVILARGNDFGGFGLYVKDARLTYVYNYLGLERYYVQAEPLLLPLSEAYEVRMKFTYTGTDTGEGGRVELLIKWPRDNDFKPLPLVPFPAIGEDPLNYTPKDMPPGHILKSNPIIFNVDAFLMVGKKTGGPLCPDFAGSGNNRFPGKVHWAEIELTGEPAKVSPEHKLHALEAIQ, encoded by the coding sequence ATGCCGTTAGATCGAGACCTTCTCAAGCGCGAAATCCTGCCGATTCCGGACCGGCCCTATGTCGGCCCGGTGATGTACAATGCCCAGGATCCAGCTTCCCACTTCCCTCCGATCGAGCCGATCAGACCGCCTTCGAAAGCCCCCAACGTGCTCCTCATCCTGCTCGACGATGTGGGCTTCGGCGCCGCGGAGCCCTTCGGGGGGGTCATTCATACCCCGACAGCCAAGCGGCTCGCCGAAGGCGGACTCAGATTCACCCGTTTCCACACGACAGCCCTGTGCAGCCCGACGCGCGCCGCCTTGATGACTGGCCGCAACCCCCACTCCGTCGGCATGGGTTGCATCACCGAGTTGTATACCGACGCGCCTGGCTACACCTCGATGATCCCCAATACCGCCGCCTCGATCGCCAAGATCCTCAGGTACAACGGCTACTCGACGGCTCACTTCGGCAAGTGCCACGAGGTGCCCGTCTGGGAAACCGGCCCATCGGGGCCCTTCGACCACTGGCCCACCTACATGGGCTTCGAGAAGTTCTATGGTTTCGTGGCAGGCGAAACCAACCAGTTCTACCCTACCCTCTACGATGGAACGACCTACATCGAAACGCCTCACGACGGGGACTACCACCTGACCACAGATCTGACAAACCAGACAATCAAGTGGATCGAGCAGCAGAAGGCCATGGCGCCGGACAAGCCATTCTTCATCTATTTCGCTCCCGGCGCGACCCATGCGCCCCACCAGATCCCGGACGACTGGCTTGATAAGTATAAGGACAACGAAAACTTCGCCAAGGGCTGGGACGAACTGCGCGAAACGATTTGCAAAAAACAAAAATCGCTTGGCGTCATTCCAGAGGACGCGGAGGCGGCGGTCAACGAGGACGTTCCAAAGTGGGACGATGAAATGTTCGACGGTATGAGGGATTCCCTGCGCCGCGAGATGGAGCTCTACGCCTCTTTCCTCCAACAGACGGACGAAGAGGTCGGCAGGGTGATCAAAACGCTCGAGGACCTCCACCTCATGGAGAACACGCTGATCATTTACATCCTCGGCGACAACGGCGCTTCCGCCGAAGGCACCTTTATGGGCACCTTCAACGAGATGATCGGCTTCAATAACATCCAGAAATCGCTCGATGAGCAGAAGACGATCATCAAGGACAACATAGACAAGTTCGGCACCAAGGAAGCGTACAATCACTATGCCATCGGCTGGGCCCAGGCCATGTGCACGCCGTACAAGTGGACCAAGCAAGTTGCCAGCTTCTTCGGCGGCACGCGCAACGGCATGATCGTCCATTGGCCTGGCCACATCGACCGGGGCGACAGGGGGCTGCGACACCAATTCACTTACGTGATCGATGTGCTTCCGACGATCCTCGAAGCGGCCGGATTGCCGGAGCCAATGAGCGTCGACGGAGTGCTGCAGATGCCCATCGAGGGTACGAGCTTCCTCCGGACGTTCAAAGAGCAGAATGCGCCCGAGTTCCGCACGACCCAGTACTTCGAGATGTTTGGCAACCGTGGCATCTACCATAACGGCTGGACCGCCGTCACCCTCCACTCGAGGCCCTGGGACTTGGAATCCAATCCGGACTACGAAAAGGATACGTGGGAGCTCTACTACACGTACCCATGGGGCGAGAAGTCGCCGCATAAGGTGGACTGGACCCAGGCAAACAACCTCGCCCAACGGGAGCCCGAAAGGCTAGCGCAGCTGAAGAACCTTTTTGAGATCACTGCGGCCCGATATAACGTCTTTCCCCTCAACGACGAAAAGACCGAGCGCCTAGAACAGTCGTCCCCCCCGGTCGGCACGAAGCAGAGGTACGTCGACGGCAGTTTCGTCTCCGACCCGTGCGTGATCAACAACTTCAACCGCTCATTCATGATCACGGCAAAGATCGAGGGCCCCCACGGGGAAGCGCCGAACGGCGTGATCCTCGCCCGGGGCAACGATTTCGGCGGATTTGGCCTCTATGTCAAAGACGCAAGGCTTACTTACGTCTACAACTACCTTGGGCTCGAACGGTACTACGTCCAAGCCGAACCTCTGCTGCTGCCTCTGTCCGAAGCGTACGAGGTCCGCATGAAGTTCACCTACACAGGCACGGATACGGGCGAGGGCGGCAGGGTGGAGCTCCTCATCAAGTGGCCCAGGGACAACGACTTCAAGCCTCTCCCGCTCGTCCCGTTCCCGGCCATCGGTGAGGACCCGCTCAATTATACACCGAAGGATATGCCGCCGGGCCATATCCTTAAGTCCAATCCGATTATCTTCAACGTGGACGCCTTCCTGATGGTCGGCAAGAAGACTGGCGGCCCGTTGTGCCCCGACTTCGCAGGTAGCGGGAACAACCGCTTCCCCGGCAAGGTGCACTGGGCGGAGATCGAGCTGACGGGCGAACCCGCCAAGGTGAGCCCCGAACACAAATTGCACGCGCTGGAGGCGATCCAGTGA
- a CDS encoding LuxR C-terminal-related transcriptional regulator, producing the protein MPRATHEDVPRRFEIHTRDHHTAVSIWEGLYGEVDPALPRGFEWRAHAVDFGPILFVQDHTSDAIYLDAQVDAPMLVIPVRGSGRAALGRDRATLGHGGGPAIFSPHGRSKVNYDGAMDVITVRFDRGYLCSQLESITGEVVREDFQFQLSLDSRAGSGSYVERLCRFMAAEINAGTDIDHPQVFAGLTESLSRALLLGQPHNLAHLLERPTPPSSRTVLRRVEEYVDAHAAGPISAIDLAAVARTSARSVEAAFRAHRGTSLGTFLRDRRLVRAQRALLAEPHLAVLHVARAAGFARREVFESAYVRAFGERPEETRRRGLLAAGTAPGEAETSRCAAPSAAIEPATLAARMALLSAREREVCEAVARGLLNKQIAEALGITERTVKEHRARVMTKLGARSAVELGILLQKARE; encoded by the coding sequence ATGCCCCGCGCGACTCACGAGGACGTGCCCCGCCGGTTCGAGATCCACACCCGCGACCACCACACCGCCGTATCCATATGGGAGGGGCTTTACGGGGAAGTCGACCCCGCGCTCCCGCGCGGTTTCGAGTGGCGCGCCCACGCCGTGGACTTCGGCCCCATCCTCTTCGTCCAGGACCATACCAGCGACGCGATCTACCTGGACGCCCAGGTGGACGCGCCGATGCTCGTCATTCCCGTCCGCGGCAGCGGACGCGCGGCGCTGGGACGCGACCGCGCGACCCTGGGACACGGCGGCGGCCCAGCCATCTTCTCGCCTCACGGCCGCTCGAAGGTGAACTACGACGGCGCGATGGACGTCATCACGGTGCGCTTCGACCGAGGCTATCTCTGCTCCCAGCTCGAGTCGATCACCGGCGAGGTCGTCCGCGAGGACTTTCAGTTCCAGCTCTCGCTGGACTCCCGCGCCGGAAGCGGATCCTACGTTGAGCGACTCTGCCGCTTCATGGCCGCCGAGATCAACGCGGGCACGGACATCGATCACCCCCAGGTGTTCGCCGGGCTGACCGAGTCGCTCTCGCGCGCCCTGCTGCTGGGGCAGCCTCACAACCTCGCTCACCTGCTGGAGCGGCCCACGCCGCCGTCGAGCCGGACGGTGCTCCGGCGGGTCGAAGAGTACGTGGACGCGCACGCCGCCGGGCCGATCAGCGCGATCGATCTCGCCGCCGTTGCCAGGACGAGCGCCCGCTCGGTCGAGGCGGCGTTCCGCGCGCACCGCGGGACCTCGCTCGGAACGTTCCTTCGCGATCGGCGCCTCGTCCGCGCGCAGCGGGCGCTGCTCGCCGAGCCGCACCTCGCCGTGCTGCACGTCGCGCGCGCCGCCGGCTTCGCCCGGCGCGAGGTCTTCGAGTCGGCGTACGTGCGCGCGTTCGGAGAGCGCCCGGAAGAGACTCGCCGGCGCGGTCTGCTCGCCGCCGGAACGGCGCCCGGCGAGGCCGAGACGAGCCGGTGCGCGGCGCCTTCCGCCGCCATCGAGCCTGCCACCCTCGCGGCGCGGATGGCGCTCCTCTCCGCGCGAGAGCGCGAGGTCTGCGAGGCCGTCGCGCGGGGGCTGCTCAACAAGCAGATCGCGGAGGCGCTCGGGATCACCGAGCGGACGGTCAAGGAGCACCGTGCGCGCGTGATGACCAAGCTGGGGGCGAGGTCCGCGGTGGAGCTGGGGATCCTGCTGCAAAAGGCACGTGAATAG